In Toxotes jaculatrix isolate fToxJac2 chromosome 12, fToxJac2.pri, whole genome shotgun sequence, the following are encoded in one genomic region:
- the LOC121190188 gene encoding histone H2B 1/2-like: protein MPDPVKAPKKGSKKAVSKSVTKSGKKKRKTRKESYAIYVYKVLKQVHPDTGISSKAMQIMNSFVGDIFERIAGESSRLAHYNKRSTITSREIQTAVRLLLPGELAKHAVSEGTKAVTKYTSSK from the coding sequence ATGCCTGATCCAGTGAAAGCACCGAAGAAGGGCTCTAAGAAAGCCGTCTCAAAGAGCGTCACCAAGAGCggcaagaagaagagaaagaccaGGAAGGAGAGCTATGCTATCTATGTGTACAAGGTCCTGAAGCAGGTTCACCCTGACACTGGTATTTCCTCCAAGGCCATGCAGATCATGAACTCTTTTGTTGGTGATATCTTCGAGCGCATCGCCGGTGAGTCTTCTcgcctcgctcactacaacaaGCGCTCCACCATCACCTCCAGAGAGATCCAGACCGCTGTCCGTCTCCTGCTGCCCGGTGAGCTGGCCAAGCACGCCGTGTCCGAGGGAACCAAGGCCGTGACCAAGTACACCAGCTCCAAGTAA
- the LOC121190306 gene encoding uncharacterized protein LOC121190306 has product MSGRGKGGKGLGKGGAKRHRKVLRDNIQGITKPAIRRLARRGGVKRISGLIYEETRGVLKVFLENVIRDAVTYTEHAKRKTVTAMDVVYALKRQGRTLYGFGGLLEPRQTVLAEDVHLMSDEEDGIVDGGLSGWIVRPPSFRSQELTELCATLQSRLEANLKYRATQHRRLANGRNLTTMPDPVKAPKKGSKKAVSKSVTKTGKKKRKTRKESYAIYVYKVLKQVHPDTGISSKAMSIMNSFVSDIFERIAGEASRLAHYNKRSTITSREIQTAVRLLLPGELAKHAVSEGTKAVTKQLKTNMARTKQTARKSTGGKAPRKQLATKAARKSAPATGGVKKPHRYRPGTVALREIRRYQKSTELLIRKLPFQRLVREIAQDFKTDLRFQSSAVMALQEASEAYLVGLFEDTNFAAVVNMSGRGKGGKGLGKGGAKRHRKVLRDNIQGITKPAIRRLARRGGVKRISGLIYEETRGVLKVFLENVIRDAVTYTEHAKRKTVTAMDVVYALKRQGRTLYGFGG; this is encoded by the exons ATGAGCGGAAGAGGCAAAGGAGGCAAGGGGCTCGGCAAAGGAGGCGCCAAGCGTCACCGTAAAGTTCTCCGTGATAACATCCAGGGAATCACCAAGCCCGCTATCCGCCGTCTGGCTCGCCGTGGCGGTGTCAAGCGTATCTCTGGTCTCATCTACGAGGAGACCCGCGGTGTGCTCAAGGTTTTCCTGGAGAATGTGATTCGTGACGCCGTCACCTACACCGAGCACGCTAAGAGGAAGACCGTCACCGCCATGGACGTGGTCTATGCTCTGAAGAGGCAGGGCCGCACTCTGTACGGCTTCGGAGGC CTGCTGGAACCAAGACAGACTGTGCTAGCCGAGGATGTCCACCTGATGTCTGATGAGGAAGACGGCATCGTTGATGGGGGGTTGTCTGGATGGATTGTGCGACCTCCGTCCTTTCGCAGCCAGGAGCTAACCGAGCTCTGCGCCACGCTGCAGTCGAGATTAGAGGCGAATCTGAAGTACAGAGCAACGCAGCACAGACGTCTGGCAAACGGACG AAATTTAACAACCATGCCTGACCCAGTGAAAGCACCGAAGAAGGGTTCCAAGAAAGCCGTGTCAAAGAGCGTCACCAAGACCggcaagaagaagagaaagaccaGGAAGGAGAGCTATGCTATCTATGTGTACAAGGTCCTGAAGCAGGTTCACCCTGACACTGGTATTTCCTCCAAGGCCATGAGCATCATGAATTCTTTCGTGAGCGACATCTTCGAGCGCATCGCCGGTGAAGCTTCTCGCCTGGCTCACTACAACAAGCGCTCCACCATCACCTCCAGGGAGATCCAGACCGCTGTCCGTCTCCTGCTGCCCGGTGAGCTGGCCAAGCACGCCGTGTCCGAGGGAACCAAGGCCGTGACCAA GCAGTTGA AAACTAACATGGCCAGAACGAAGCAAACTGCCCGTAAATCAACCGGAGGAAAAGCTCCCCGGAAGCAGCTAGCAACTAAAGCTGCCCGAAAAAGCGCCCCAGCCACCGGCGGTGTGAAGAAGCCTCATCGTTACAGGCCTGGTACCGTGGCTCTCAGAGAGATTCGTCGTTACCAGAAATCCACTGAGCTGCTGATCCGCAAGCTGCCTTTCCAGCGCCTGGTCAGAGAGATCGCCCAGGACTTCAAGACTGATCTGCGCTTCCAGAGTTCTGCTGtcatggctctgcaggaggcCAGCGAGGCTTACTTGGTCGGCCTGTTCGAGGACACTAATTT TGCCGCAGTCG tcaaCATGAGTGGAAGAGGCAAAGGAGGCAAGGGGCTCGGCAAAGGAGGCGCCAAGCGTCACCGTAAAGTTCTCCGTGATAACATCCAGGGAATCACCAAGCCCGCTATCCGCCGTCTGGCTCGCCGTGGCGGTGTCAAGCGTATCTCCGGTCTCATCTACGAGGAGACCCGCGGTGTGCTCAAGGTTTTCCTGGAGAATGTGATTCGTGACGCCGTCACCTACACCGAGCACGCTAAGAGGAAGACCGTCACCGCCATGGACGTGGTCTATGCTCTGAAGAGGCAGGGCCGCACTCTGTACGGCTTCGGAGGCTAA
- the LOC121190185 gene encoding histone H2A-like, whose protein sequence is MSGRGKTGGKARAKAKTRSSRAGLQFPVGRVHRLLRKGNYAERVGAGAPVYLAAVLEYLTAEILELAGNAARDNKKTRIIPRHLQLAVRNDEELNKLLGGVTIAQGGVLPNIQAVLLPKKTEKPAKK, encoded by the coding sequence ATGTCTGGACGTGGTAAAACCGGCGGCAAAGCCAGAGCTAAGGCTAAGACTCGCTCATCCCGCGCTGGGCTCCAGTTCCCAGTCGGCCGTGTTCACAGGCTTTTGAGAAAAGGAAACTACGCCGAGCGTGTCGGTGCCGGAGCTCCCGTGTACTTGGCCGCAGTGCTCGAGTATCTGACCGCTGAGATCCTCGAGCTGGCTGGCAACGCTGCCCGCGACAACAAGAAGACCAGGATCATCCCCCGTCACCTGCAGCTGGCTGTCCGCAACGACGAAGAGCTCAACAAGCTGCTCGGCGGAGTTACCATCGCTCAGGGAGGCGTGCTGCCAAACATCCAGGCCGTTCTTCTGCCAAAGAAGACCGAGAAACCCGCCAAGAAGTAA
- the LOC121190189 gene encoding histone H2B 1/2-like, whose amino-acid sequence MPDPVKAPKKGSKKAVSKSVTKTGKKKRKTRKESYAIYVYKVLKQVHPDTGISSKAMSIMNSFVSDIFERIAGEASRLAHYNKRSTITSREIQTAVRLLLPGELAKHAVSEGTKAVTKYTSSK is encoded by the coding sequence ATGCCTGACCCAGTGAAAGCACCGAAGAAGGGTTCCAAGAAAGCCGTGTCAAAGAGCGTCACCAAGACCggcaagaagaagagaaagaccaGGAAGGAGAGCTATGCTATCTATGTGTACAAGGTCCTGAAGCAGGTTCACCCTGACACTGGTATTTCCTCCAAGGCCATGAGCATCATGAATTCTTTCGTGAGCGACATCTTCGAGCGCATCGCCGGTGAAGCTTCTCGCCTGGCTCACTACAACAAGCGCTCCACCATCACCTCCAGGGAGATCCAGACCGCTGTCCGTCTCCTGCTGCCCGGTGAGCTGGCCAAGCACGCCGTGTCCGAGGGAACCAAGGCCGTGACCAAGTACACCAgctccaaataa
- the cdx1b gene encoding homeobox protein CDX-1b, with protein sequence MYVSYLQLDKDPAMYPHQNPVTRHPGLSLSPQNFTVPAPPQYSDFAGYHHHHHHGINNDPHAVQQAGPGTGGWSPAYPPPPPPTRDDWSSHHYGHTAAAAAAAAAAAAAAAAGGPPAASTVPGAVGPTLGFSPPDFPGQPPALLPTSLNASAGQLSPGSPQRRNPYDWIRRTSAPPSNPNGKTRTKDKYRVVYTDHQRLELEKEFHYSKYITIRRKAELATALSLSERQVKIWFQNRRAKERKINKKKLQQPASSTTTPTPPTGTNGSGGGGPHGNGGSSVAMVTSSSGSNGLVSPSSLPLNIKEEY encoded by the exons ATGTACGTGAGTTACCTGCAGCTGGACAAGGACCCCGCCATGTACCCGCACCAGAACCCGGTGACCCGACACCCGGGCCTCAGCCTCAGCCCGCAGAATTTCACGGTCCCTGCCCCGCCGCAGTACTCGGACTTCGCCggctaccaccaccaccaccaccacggcATCAACAACGACCCGCACGCGGTCCAGCAGGCCGGCCCGGGAACCGGTGGCTGGAGCCCGGCCTAcccgcctcctcctccgcccACACGGGATGACTGGTCGTCCCACCATTACGGCCACACGGCCGCCGCCGccgcagcagcggcagcagccgCAGCCGCAGCCGCAGCCGGGGGGCCTCCCGCGGCGTCCACCGTGCCCGGTGCGGTGGGTCCCACCCTGGGATTCAGCCCCCCGGACTTCCCCGGGCAGCCTCCTGCGCTGCTGCCCACGTCTCTAAACGCGTCGGCGGGGCAGCTGTCTCCCGGCTCCCCGCAGAGGAGGAACCCCTACGACTGGATACGACGCACCTCCGCACCGCCCTCCAACCCAA ACGGTAAGACACGGACCAAAGACAAGTACCGGGTGGTTTACACCGACCACCAgaggctggagctggagaaggagttTCACTACAGCAAATACATCACCATCAGGAGGAAGGCGGAGCTCGCAACGGCGCTCAGCCTGTCAGAGAGACAG GTGAAGATCTGGTTCCAGAACCGCCGGGCAAAGGAGCGCAAGATCAACAAGAAGAAGCTCCAGCAGCCGGCCTCCTCCACGACCACGCCCACCCCTCCCACCGGCACCAACGGCAGCGGAGGAGGTGGTCCTCATGGAAACGGCGGCAGCAGCGTTGCCATGGTGAcaagcagcagcggcagcaacGGGCTGGTGTCCCCTTCATCCTTGCCTTTAAACATCAAGGAGGAgtactga